From one Thermopolyspora flexuosa genomic stretch:
- the groL gene encoding chaperonin GroEL (60 kDa chaperone family; promotes refolding of misfolded polypeptides especially under stressful conditions; forms two stacked rings of heptamers to form a barrel-shaped 14mer; ends can be capped by GroES; misfolded proteins enter the barrel where they are refolded when GroES binds), with protein sequence MAAKMIAFDEDARRGLERGMNQLADAVKVTLGPKGRNVVLEKKWGAPTITNDGVSIAKEIELEDPWEKIGAELVKEVAKKTDDVAGDGTTTATVLAQALVREGLRNVAAGANPMALKRGIEAAVERVSEELSKIAKDVETKEQIASTASISAGDTQIGEMIAEAMDKVGKEGVITVEESNTFGLELELTEGMRFDKGLISMYFVTDPERMEAVLEDPYVLVVNGKISANKDLLPLLDKVVQAGKPLLIIAEDVEGEALATLVVNKIRGLFKSVAVKAPGFGDRRKAMLGDIATLTGGQVISEELGLKLENTTLDMLGRARKVVVTKDETTIVDGAGDPQEIAGRVNQIRAEIEKTDSDYDREKLQERLAKLAGGVAVIKAGAATEVELKERKHRIEDAVRNAKAAVEEGIVPGGGVALLQAGAKAFDKLELSGDEATGAQIVKKALEEPLKQIAINAGLEGGVVVEKVRSLPAGQGLNAATGEYVDMFEAGIIDPAKVTRSALQNAASIAALFLTTEAVIAEKPEKEKAAATPGGGDMDF encoded by the coding sequence ATGGCAGCCAAGATGATCGCGTTTGACGAGGACGCCCGGCGCGGTCTCGAGCGCGGTATGAACCAGCTCGCCGACGCCGTGAAGGTGACGCTCGGCCCGAAGGGCCGCAACGTCGTGCTGGAGAAGAAGTGGGGTGCCCCCACGATCACCAACGACGGCGTGTCGATCGCCAAGGAGATCGAGCTCGAGGACCCCTGGGAGAAGATCGGCGCCGAGCTGGTGAAGGAGGTCGCCAAGAAGACGGACGACGTCGCGGGCGACGGCACCACCACCGCCACCGTGCTCGCCCAGGCCCTGGTACGCGAGGGTCTGCGGAACGTTGCCGCCGGTGCGAACCCGATGGCGCTGAAGCGCGGCATCGAGGCCGCCGTTGAGCGCGTGAGCGAAGAGCTTTCCAAGATCGCCAAGGACGTCGAGACCAAGGAGCAGATCGCCTCCACGGCCTCCATCTCCGCCGGCGACACCCAGATCGGCGAGATGATCGCCGAGGCGATGGACAAGGTCGGCAAGGAAGGCGTCATCACCGTCGAGGAGAGCAACACCTTCGGCCTCGAGCTCGAGCTCACCGAGGGTATGCGCTTCGACAAGGGTCTGATCTCGATGTACTTCGTGACGGACCCCGAGCGCATGGAGGCGGTCCTTGAGGACCCCTACGTCCTCGTGGTGAACGGCAAGATCTCGGCGAACAAGGACCTGCTGCCGCTGCTCGACAAGGTCGTGCAGGCCGGCAAGCCGCTGCTGATCATCGCCGAGGACGTCGAGGGCGAGGCCCTCGCCACCCTGGTCGTCAACAAGATCCGCGGCCTGTTCAAGTCCGTCGCGGTCAAGGCCCCGGGCTTCGGCGACCGCCGCAAGGCCATGCTCGGCGACATCGCCACCCTCACCGGTGGCCAGGTCATCAGCGAGGAGCTGGGTCTCAAGCTCGAGAACACCACCCTCGACATGCTCGGCCGCGCCCGCAAGGTCGTCGTCACCAAGGACGAGACCACGATCGTCGACGGTGCCGGTGACCCGCAGGAGATCGCGGGCCGCGTGAACCAGATCCGCGCCGAGATCGAGAAGACCGACTCCGACTACGACCGCGAGAAGCTGCAGGAGCGGCTCGCCAAGCTCGCCGGTGGCGTCGCCGTCATCAAGGCCGGTGCGGCCACCGAGGTCGAGCTCAAGGAGCGCAAGCACCGCATCGAGGACGCCGTCCGCAACGCGAAGGCGGCCGTCGAGGAGGGCATCGTCCCGGGTGGTGGCGTCGCCCTGCTCCAGGCCGGTGCCAAGGCCTTCGACAAGCTGGAGCTCTCCGGCGACGAGGCCACCGGTGCCCAGATCGTCAAGAAGGCCCTTGAGGAGCCGCTGAAGCAGATCGCCATCAACGCCGGCCTCGAGGGCGGCGTCGTGGTGGAGAAGGTCCGCAGCCTGCCGGCGGGCCAGGGCCTCAACGCCGCGACCGGCGAGTACGTCGACATGTTCGAGGCGGGCATCATCGACCCGGCCAAGGTGACCCGGTCGGCGCTGCAGAACGCCGCCTCGATCGCGGCCCTCTTCCTCACCACCGAGGCCGTCATCGCCGAGAAGCCGGAGAAGGAGAAGGCCGCGGCCACCCCGGGTGGCGGCGACATGGACTTCTGA
- a CDS encoding DNA repair helicase XPB yields the protein MNDGPLIVQSDKTLLLEVGHPKADECRRAIAPFAELERAPEHVHTYRVTPLALWNARAAGHDAEQVVDALLSYSRYPVPHALLVDVAETMSRYGRLRLEKHPSYGLVLTTTDRAVLEEVLRARSVKPLLGQRLDDDTVAVHPSERGTLKQALLKLGWPAEDLAGYVDGEHHPIALVEDGWRLRDYQREAADAFWDGGSGVVVLPCGAGKTIVGAAAMARAQATTLILVTNTVSAHQWKQELLRRTSLTADEIGEYTGTRKEIRPVTIATYQVMTTRRQGVYRHLELFDARDWGLIIYDEVHLLPAPIFRRTADLQARRRLGLTATLVREDGREGDVFSLIGPKRYDAPWKEMENQGWIAPADCVEVRVTLSDEERLAYAMAEPDDQYRFCATTPSKTRVAEALVRRHAGERVLVIGQYIDQLDELGRHLGAPVIKGETPVRERERLFQAFREGEIPVLVVSKVANFSIDLPEATVAIQVSGTFGSRQEEAQRLGRVLRPKPDGGGARFYAVVSRDTKDQEYAAHRQRFLAEQGYAYRIVDADDVLAGD from the coding sequence GTGAACGATGGCCCGCTGATCGTGCAGTCGGACAAGACCCTGCTGCTGGAGGTCGGCCACCCCAAGGCCGACGAGTGCCGCCGGGCGATCGCGCCGTTCGCCGAGCTGGAGCGCGCCCCCGAACACGTGCACACCTACCGGGTGACCCCGCTCGCGCTGTGGAACGCCCGCGCCGCCGGGCACGACGCCGAGCAGGTGGTCGACGCGCTGCTCAGCTACAGCCGCTACCCGGTGCCGCACGCGCTGCTGGTGGACGTCGCCGAGACGATGTCCCGGTACGGCCGGCTACGGCTGGAGAAGCACCCGTCGTACGGCCTGGTGCTCACCACCACCGACCGGGCCGTGCTCGAGGAGGTGCTGCGCGCCAGGAGCGTGAAGCCGCTGCTCGGGCAGCGGCTCGACGACGACACGGTCGCGGTGCACCCGTCCGAGCGGGGCACGCTCAAGCAGGCGCTGCTCAAGCTCGGCTGGCCCGCCGAGGACCTGGCCGGATACGTCGACGGCGAGCACCACCCGATCGCCCTGGTGGAGGACGGCTGGCGGCTGCGCGACTACCAGCGCGAGGCCGCGGACGCGTTCTGGGACGGCGGGTCGGGCGTGGTCGTGCTGCCGTGCGGCGCGGGCAAGACGATCGTCGGCGCGGCGGCGATGGCGCGCGCCCAGGCGACCACGCTGATCCTGGTGACGAATACTGTATCCGCGCACCAGTGGAAGCAGGAGCTGCTGCGCCGTACCTCGCTCACCGCGGACGAGATCGGCGAGTACACCGGCACCCGTAAGGAGATCCGGCCGGTCACGATCGCCACCTACCAGGTGATGACCACCAGGCGGCAGGGCGTCTACCGGCACCTGGAGCTGTTCGACGCCCGCGACTGGGGGCTGATCATCTACGACGAGGTGCACCTGCTGCCCGCCCCGATCTTCCGCCGCACCGCCGACCTGCAGGCGCGGCGGCGGCTCGGGCTCACCGCGACGCTGGTGCGCGAGGACGGCCGGGAGGGGGACGTGTTCTCCCTGATCGGGCCGAAGCGGTACGACGCGCCGTGGAAGGAGATGGAGAACCAGGGCTGGATCGCCCCGGCCGACTGCGTCGAGGTGCGGGTCACCCTCTCCGACGAGGAGCGGCTCGCCTACGCCATGGCCGAGCCGGACGACCAGTACCGGTTCTGCGCCACCACGCCGTCGAAGACGCGGGTCGCCGAGGCCCTGGTACGGCGGCACGCGGGCGAGCGGGTGCTGGTGATCGGGCAGTACATCGACCAGCTCGACGAGCTGGGGCGGCACCTCGGCGCGCCGGTGATCAAGGGTGAGACGCCGGTGCGCGAGCGGGAGCGGCTCTTCCAGGCGTTCCGCGAGGGGGAGATTCCCGTGCTCGTGGTGTCGAAGGTGGCGAACTTCTCGATCGACCTGCCCGAGGCGACGGTCGCCATCCAGGTGTCGGGGACGTTCGGGTCGCGCCAGGAGGAGGCGCAGCGGCTCGGCCGGGTGCTGCGGCCCAAGCCGGACGGCGGCGGGGCGCGGTTCTACGCGGTGGTGAGCCGGGACACCAAGGACCAGGAGTACGCGGCGCACCGGCAGCGGTTCCTCGCCGAGCAGGGGTACGCCTACCGGATCGTCGATGCGGACGACGTGCTCGCGGGTGACTGA
- a CDS encoding MoaD/ThiS family protein, whose translation MAVSVRIPTILRTYTQGAAEVTGEGATLREVLQKLDADYPGIGARILDDQGRIRRFVNVYVGEEDVRFADGLDTATPDGSLISIIPAVAGG comes from the coding sequence ATGGCTGTCTCAGTGCGGATTCCGACGATTCTCCGTACCTACACGCAGGGTGCCGCCGAGGTCACGGGCGAGGGCGCCACGCTTCGCGAGGTGCTGCAGAAGCTCGACGCGGACTACCCGGGGATCGGCGCCCGAATTCTGGATGACCAGGGCAGGATTCGCCGTTTTGTCAACGTCTATGTGGGCGAGGAGGACGTGCGTTTCGCCGACGGCCTCGACACCGCGACGCCCGACGGATCGTTGATCTCGATTATCCCGGCCGTGGCCGGCGGCTGA
- a CDS encoding cold-shock protein — MAQGTVKWFNAEKGYGFIAVDGGKDVFVHYSAILMDGYKSLEQGQRVEFEITQGQKGPQAESVRPF; from the coding sequence GTGGCGCAGGGCACCGTCAAGTGGTTCAACGCGGAGAAGGGCTACGGCTTCATCGCGGTAGACGGTGGTAAGGATGTTTTCGTCCATTACTCCGCGATCCTGATGGACGGGTACAAGTCGCTCGAGCAGGGGCAGCGGGTCGAGTTCGAGATCACGCAGGGCCAGAAGGGTCCGCAGGCCGAATCGGTGCGGCCGTTCTGA
- a CDS encoding MgtC/SapB family protein codes for MSHGGYQPGSDPREWQSPGPNPYPQGSGYDQPGYGQPGYDQGYAQPGYDQGYAQPGYDQGYGQPGYGQEGYAQPGYADPGYAQPGQAAPGWQNAYDQAAYGVDQQAYGAPGYGQPYPPPPRNDGLRTHAIIALVITIVLALSCYVSLGGIAGAILSGIALSKVDTQPETARGLLRWAWVAVGINVGLIAALFVFGISLAITGA; via the coding sequence GTGAGCCACGGCGGATATCAGCCGGGATCGGATCCGCGGGAATGGCAGAGCCCCGGGCCGAACCCCTACCCGCAGGGATCCGGATACGACCAGCCGGGCTACGGGCAGCCGGGCTATGACCAGGGTTACGCGCAGCCCGGGTACGACCAGGGCTACGCGCAGCCGGGGTACGACCAGGGCTACGGACAGCCCGGCTACGGCCAGGAGGGTTACGCGCAGCCCGGGTACGCCGACCCCGGGTACGCGCAGCCGGGGCAGGCGGCCCCGGGGTGGCAGAACGCCTACGACCAGGCGGCGTACGGCGTCGACCAGCAGGCCTACGGCGCGCCCGGGTACGGCCAGCCGTACCCGCCCCCGCCGCGCAACGACGGCCTGCGCACCCACGCGATCATCGCGCTCGTCATCACCATCGTGCTCGCGCTGAGCTGCTACGTCTCGCTCGGCGGCATCGCGGGCGCGATCCTCTCCGGCATCGCGCTCAGCAAGGTGGACACCCAGCCGGAGACCGCGCGCGGCCTGCTCAGGTGGGCGTGGGTCGCGGTCGGCATCAACGTCGGCCTGATCGCCGCGCTGTTCGTCTTCGGCATCTCGCTCGCGATCACCGGGGCCTGA
- a CDS encoding HelD family protein, whose amino-acid sequence MPAHRLAPDIAEESGDDVLAAERAHLAAARAALRAMREHAESLSPDAAGDWVSQEILRHALDQRIAALADLPDTPLFFGRLDRSADDDLPHTIHVGRRHVHDGSGRPLVIDWRAPVSRAFYQAGPADPMGVRLRRRFGHRGGELTAYEDEHLDRGEPLGTSRILTEEIERPRTGPMRDIVATIQPDQDEIVRRDLGRTVCVQGAPGTGKTAVGLHRAAYLLFTHRERLQRDGVLIVGPNRAFLGYISAVLPALGEVTVEQTTVADLLGATGNVADEDPETAAIKGDARMAAVLRRALWAHVTKPEEGLVYTKGASRYRVADYEVSEIVASLRGTGRYGPGRAALAQRLAHEVLVRMERRGEAPDDRVQDAVARSQPVRRLLDRIWPRLTPQQVLFRLYSDPDFLAAAARNDLTAAERERLLWRRPYRSARSARWTAADAALLDELADLIERTPSLAHIVVDEAQDLSPMQLRAIGRRCRAGSATVLGDLAQGTTPWSARSWQEVLGHLGVAGGEVTELVVGFRVPREVLDFAARLLPAIAPGLAAPRSLRPGAGSLTVRPAAMLAEALPDAVRAALAREGSIGVIAADAAVPAVCAALDGVPYAPLGPDGGADGRVVVVPATLAKGLEYDHVIVVEPAEIAEAEPRGLTRLYVVLTRAVTSLTVLHTRPLPAPLAV is encoded by the coding sequence ATGCCCGCGCACCGGCTCGCGCCTGACATAGCCGAGGAGTCCGGCGACGACGTACTCGCCGCCGAACGCGCCCACCTCGCCGCCGCCCGGGCGGCGCTGCGCGCCATGCGCGAACACGCCGAGTCCCTCTCCCCCGACGCCGCGGGCGACTGGGTGTCCCAGGAGATCCTGCGGCACGCCCTCGACCAGCGCATCGCCGCCCTCGCCGACCTCCCGGACACCCCGCTGTTCTTCGGCCGCCTCGACCGATCGGCCGACGACGACCTGCCGCACACGATCCACGTCGGCCGGCGGCACGTGCACGACGGCTCCGGCCGCCCGCTCGTGATCGACTGGCGGGCGCCGGTCTCCCGGGCGTTCTACCAGGCCGGGCCCGCCGACCCGATGGGGGTACGGCTGCGCCGCCGGTTCGGCCACCGCGGCGGGGAACTCACCGCGTACGAGGACGAGCACCTCGACCGCGGCGAGCCCCTCGGCACCTCGCGCATCCTCACCGAGGAGATCGAGCGGCCCCGCACCGGCCCGATGCGCGACATCGTCGCCACCATCCAGCCCGACCAGGACGAGATCGTCCGCCGCGACCTCGGCCGCACCGTCTGCGTGCAGGGCGCGCCCGGCACCGGGAAGACCGCGGTCGGCCTGCACCGCGCCGCCTACCTGCTGTTCACCCACCGCGAGCGGCTGCAGCGCGACGGGGTGCTGATCGTCGGCCCGAACCGGGCCTTCCTCGGCTATATCTCCGCGGTGCTGCCCGCGCTCGGCGAGGTCACCGTGGAGCAGACCACCGTGGCCGACCTGCTCGGCGCCACCGGGAACGTCGCCGACGAGGACCCGGAGACCGCGGCGATCAAGGGCGACGCGCGCATGGCCGCGGTGCTCCGCCGCGCGCTGTGGGCGCACGTCACCAAACCGGAGGAGGGGCTCGTCTACACCAAGGGCGCGAGCCGCTACCGGGTCGCCGATTACGAGGTGAGCGAGATCGTCGCCTCGCTGCGCGGCACCGGCCGGTACGGCCCCGGCCGCGCCGCCCTGGCCCAGCGGCTCGCCCACGAGGTGCTCGTCCGCATGGAGCGCCGCGGCGAGGCCCCCGACGACCGGGTGCAGGACGCGGTCGCCCGGTCCCAGCCGGTCAGGCGGCTGCTCGACCGCATCTGGCCGAGGCTCACCCCGCAGCAGGTGCTGTTCCGCCTCTACTCCGACCCGGACTTCCTCGCCGCCGCGGCACGGAACGACCTCACCGCGGCCGAGCGGGAGCGGCTGCTGTGGCGCAGGCCGTACCGGTCGGCGCGGTCCGCCCGGTGGACGGCCGCGGACGCGGCGCTGCTCGACGAGCTCGCCGACCTCATCGAGCGCACCCCGTCGCTCGCCCACATCGTGGTGGACGAGGCCCAGGACCTCTCGCCGATGCAGCTGCGCGCCATCGGGCGGCGGTGCCGCGCCGGGTCGGCGACCGTGCTCGGCGACCTCGCGCAGGGCACCACGCCCTGGTCGGCCCGGTCCTGGCAGGAGGTGCTCGGCCACCTCGGCGTCGCCGGCGGCGAGGTCACCGAGCTGGTCGTGGGCTTCCGGGTGCCCCGGGAGGTGCTCGACTTCGCCGCCCGCCTGCTCCCCGCGATCGCCCCCGGCCTCGCCGCGCCGCGCTCGCTGCGCCCCGGCGCCGGATCGCTCACGGTACGGCCGGCCGCCATGCTCGCCGAGGCGCTGCCGGACGCGGTGCGGGCCGCGCTCGCCCGCGAGGGCTCGATCGGCGTCATCGCCGCCGACGCGGCCGTGCCCGCCGTGTGCGCGGCGCTCGACGGCGTGCCGTACGCGCCGCTCGGCCCGGACGGCGGCGCCGACGGCCGGGTCGTGGTCGTGCCCGCCACGCTCGCCAAGGGTCTGGAGTACGACCACGTGATCGTGGTCGAGCCCGCCGAGATCGCCGAGGCCGAGCCGCGCGGCCTCACCCGGCTCTACGTCGTGCTCACCCGGGCGGTCACCTCGCTCACCGTGCTGCACACCCGCCCGCTGCCCGCGCCGCTCGCGGTCTAG